One stretch of Arachis duranensis cultivar V14167 chromosome 1, aradu.V14167.gnm2.J7QH, whole genome shotgun sequence DNA includes these proteins:
- the LOC107495734 gene encoding psbQ-like protein 3, chloroplastic, translating to MEFMRTFILKPNMTTQLYFPPFTSSCCVNKVNKPYSHQNPNKDDLSLKMSKRVGVFLSVASLILRTQSTSAFEFKFVAPDQTIEEAESGVRGHAQNLLQVKDLLELESWKAAQKELRMSSALLKKDIYTIIQNKPGIERPPLRKLYTTLFNNVTRLDYAARDKDIPEIWRRYENIVVAVNDILSRI from the exons ATGGAGTTTATGAGAACATTCATATTGAAACCAAACATGACAACACAATTATACTTTCCACCATTCACATCATCATGCTGTGTCAACAAAGTGAACAAACCTTATTCCCATCAAAATCCCAACAAGGATGATCTCTCATTGAAAATGAGCAAAAGGGTTGGTGTTTTTTTATCTGTAGCATCATTGATTCTGAGGACACAAAGCACAAGCGCGTTTGAGTTCAAGTTTGTGGCACCTGAtcaaacaattgaagaagctgaGAGTGGTGTTAGAGGGCATGCACAGAATTTGTTACAAGTTAAGGATCTTTTGGAGTTAGAGTCATGGAAAGCAGCACAGAAGGAATTGAGAATGAGCTCAGcacttttgaaaaaggatataTACACCATCATACAAAACAAGCCTGGAATTGAGAGGCCACCATTGAGGAAGCTCTACACTACTCTATTCAACAATGTTACTAGA CTGGATTATGCAGCAAGGGATAAAGATATACCAGAAATTTGGCGGCGTTACGAGAACATTGTGGTGGCTGTGAATGACATTCTATCCAGAATATGA